Part of the Passer domesticus isolate bPasDom1 chromosome 8, bPasDom1.hap1, whole genome shotgun sequence genome is shown below.
TCAGTgccatattttctattttccataCAACTCCCGCCATGCCCTGCGGCCCGATAGCGCCCCACTGGAGCTGGGACTACAACGCCCGTCATGCCCCGCGCTCCACAGACCCCACCCCGGTATCCGCCCCCATCTGTTCCTTAAGTATCCCCAGACACTCCAGGATGCCTCAGTGCCCCTCAGAGCCCATTCGGGACCCCGCAAAAGAGTCCCCGGAtcccctgagtgctcccagccccacagatgcCCGGTACAGCCACTTCTGGGAATTCATCTCCTCTCATCCCccgcagccccagagctcctcaTAGCACAGCCCCGCACCTAAAACTCGTGCCGTGCCCCGCGCCCTAAAGAGCCCAGTTGGAGCTCCCCAAGCGCCCCCCAGGTATTCCCGAACCATTTACGTTCCCCCCGAGGACCTCACGTCGCGGCTCGGGCCCTCAAGTGTCACCCCAAGTGCCTTCCTGAACCCCCAAACGCCGCGGTCCAGCCACTTCCGGGACTACAGCTCCCATCATGCTCCGCGGCGCAGGTACGGCGCTCTTCGAGCCGGGACTTCATCTCCCGTCATGCCCCGCCATCACCAAAAGCCATTGCAGCCGCGCCTACAACTCCCGTGATGCTCCGCGGCGCGGTTAAACCGTATTATACCCGTGCCTACAACTCCCATCACCCCCCGCGCCCCAGAGAGCCCCGTTCGAGCTCCCCAAGGGCTCGACCAGACCCCGAagggccccaaattcccctccctgACCTCAAAGGGCCGCCCTGGACCCCCAAGTGCTCCCCCGGACCCAGAAATGTCCCTCAGAATCCCTGAGTGCCCCTCCAAGTGCCCACCTGGCTGCCCTAAGTGTCGTCCATACCCTCAAGTTCTTTCTAaattccctccccagacccACAACTGCctcaaatgtgccccagaaatgtctctctGGACACCAAAAGGCTCTCCCATGCCCCTGTCTGagaaaaagatgataaaaacGATGACAAAATGGCTGGACATATTACTAATTAccataaagaggaagaaataaatagccAATAGATCTTCATTAATTAAGGAAGGGGAATGTGCTACATAGAACCAAAGAACATTAATATTCTTGGCTACTAAAAATGTATAgattttttatgcaaatataaaaactaggtaagaaaaaccactgttaatattataaatgaaaatcaatatatacataattaaataatcacacaaaataatgtgttacagaataaaacaaaataataaattacagcaacatttttggatattttgggatgtcagtcccaggtgggttaTGACGGACATGGTGAGGTAGGGGGTGAAGAGCAGGTTgtccaaacagggtcagcccaAAAAGGGCTCATTTGTCTCCATGCCCAGACTTCCTAaaaagacattcagcatcaagatcactttgggaatgcttctatcacctcttctctgcaatgaaaaataaaaaccaaactcacatatgtgaataaaaaccaaaaatcatgaGGTGCACTTTGTAATCTCCCTCCTTAACTCCAATCACTGCAGaagccctggagacttgaagacaattgaagggagacaaagagctcctgagggctttctgtgttttaatcagccccacggtggatttggggctgggtccaggagcctcaggcactgagaggaggatgaagaagctgctcaaggagtctgcagcaaaactccaagaaccttccaagctgtgctttggggaggtttcctgcaattcccactcccaaggaaagctgtgtctcctgctgttcatgaacagagaagggctggtgggagaagtgctggtcagaggctgtttggggcacAGTCACCATGAAATTATGAGTTGTTTCAATATTCCATGAAAGAAGGTGGGGCATCAGAAATTTTTCTGCCCTGGACTTATAagagcagactttggcctattgaggatgcagatttggggagtagCAAATCAGATACTGATtcttttaagggaaacagcccaTAAAAACAACGAGtcccaggaaggatggaaacacttcaataaagaaatcttgaaggagcaagagtaggctgtccctcaggtgctcacaggtgtctctgggagcagatgggatccatcctagggggatgagggagctggtggatgagctccccaggctgctctccatcatatACTATAAGAtttggctcagcagggaggtgccagaggagtggaggtgccaatgtgagcccatccccaagaagggctggaagaaggatctggggaactccaggcctgtcagccttacctgggtgcctggcaaggtttccaaccttgctgattctgttatactctgaaaccacccttggagcagttgcaggatgagccctgggcctcgtCTTCAGATCACCTTgggagccatcacagggcacccacaggatggctgaaggatcagagccagccagtgtGGATTCcagtatctgcactgatgatctgcatgaggggactgagtccagcatcagtaaatttgcagatgacaccaagctgggtgtgagtgtggatctgctggagggtaggaggtctctgcagagggacctggacaggctggatccagggcccaaatccaaccaggtgaggttgaacaagtcccagtgccaggtcctgcactttggccacaacaacccgtgcagcactacaggctggtgacagagtggctggacagcagccaggcagaaagggacctgaggaatcagcccctgctctgctgctccttcccgtctcgcccagggcccttgcagagccccagccatgctgtttgcccccagcctgcccacggccagcctggggctgctcagcctggggcttttctgtgctgaacattggcctggccgtgttcttgagagagcctgggcaaggagcctgcagcccccagggcctggcctgaggcgtcagcgctgccccagcagtgcccatggcctgtccctgctgcagccccggcactgccacccccaggactgtgcccggccccgagagcactcaggccctgcagcaacaccagggccaccagggcagcggggcagggccacggcagcagcactggcaacaccaagtgctgctgctgctgctgggcacagctgctgtgccagcactgatctgcccccagctctgcacacagacattgctgctgcagctccagaaaatgcaacaaaagggcatctctggagaaaactctgctgggagatccatTAGTACACTTAATGCGATCAAGAGCACAACCCCTCATTGACACTGTGTGTGAGTCACAGCAAAGTTGGCGAGAAACAATATCAAAAATGGCACCaagaaatggcattttttttgtgtacaatattaaaaactaaaacaatggaattaaaagaacaaacaaaccaccaaacTGAATAAGACCCATTAAAGattacttttattacaagtgactTACAGAAACTGCCAAGCATTTTAATGTCTCTGAAACCATCCAATCATCAGTCTCCACATTGCAGCCTttagctcctggttcctcaggctgtagatgagggggttcagagCTGGAGTCACaactgagtacagaactgacactgtCAAATCCAGGGATAAGGACGAAATGGAGGGGGGCTTCATGTAGGCAAAAAATGAGGTGCTGACAAATagggagaccacagccaggtgagggatgcaggtggaaaaggctttgtgccgtccctgctcagaggggatcctaaGCACtaccctgaagatctgcacataggagaaaacaatgaacacaaaacaaccaaatgcTAACAAGGTAGTGAAAACAGAAACCCCAACTTCCCTGAAGTAAGAgtgtgagcaggagagcttgaggatgtgtgggatttcacagaagaactggcccagggcattgccatgggacaggggcagggaaaatgtatgggctgtgtgcatgagagcattgagaaaggcactggcccaggcagctgctgccatgtgggcacaagctctgctgcccaggagggtcccgtagtgcaggggtttgcagatggacacgtaacggtcgtagcacatggtggtcaggagggaaaactctgctccagggaagaaGATAATCAGAAAAACCTGTGCAGCACATGCTGTGTAGGAGACGttgctggtgtcccagagggaattgtgcatggctttggggacagtggtgcagatggagcccaggtcgctgagggccaggttgagcaggaagaagaacatgggcgtgtgcaggtggtggccgcaggctacggcgctgatgatgaggctgttgcccaggagggcagccagggagatgcccagcaagaggcagaagtgcaggagctgcagctgccacatgtctgccaatgccagcaggaggaagtggatgatggagctgctgttggacatttgctgtcTTGGAGTATGGGTATTTATAGAGGATTGGCACCTGTCTGGCAAGGAAATGGCACTGCCAGATTGGACATTTCTTCATTCTGGTAATCATGGACTGTTGAAAGAAGACATTGACAAATTGGGACCAACTTCTCGGAGTCAATCCTATGTATTTTACTTGGAATCCCCTCAAAATTACTTCTGTTCCTATGAGGGAATtttcctaaatttttttttttttcgtttgGGTGTGTGCTGCTGAGTTACTGCCTCATCTTCAGCACTGCTGTCAGACTGACCGCTGGGTGCCCACGGGGAAAACAGGGCTCCCTGTGTAGTCAGGACAGTCAGACCAGGTAGAACCACACAGGTGCCCTTTGATAATTTCATCTCCAACTATTTCAGGTTGATCAAATGTAAATCatgcttaaaaaataaagtggaCTTTTTGAAAGTTTCAGTTTCAAAGTAAATTTCTCTAAACActtctccctttccctgtgcagctggacaGGAAGGTATACCAAGGGCCGGTCTGgctgtctgctgcctgcagttgtGCCTATTTGGAGCTGTTTCTCTCTACccgagccttgtccctgccagtgctgccagagcccagcccagccctgggaactcagctctgccctgcagacccctcccagcacagggcactgccctggggcatctccctggcagcagggccttAAGGGCAGGGCAGAcaaacagagatgctgcaagccaaggtgctgctgctgctgtctgtagggagaggaggctgaggaggcaCTTTCTGAGGGAAATCTGAGGCACATCTGCTGATGCCCAGGCTGACAGTGCAGGAGTTTCAGTGACACAGCCAAAGCTGACAGCCCCTTCCCTTTAGGAGaaagctgagagcagccctggccatgcAGCACCATCTCCACAGCAGGAGGAATCTGCCCTGATGGGGGTCGCTCCTGCCACCTCCAACTTCTGCCCTGCagtgtccatggggagctgccacgcaggctgagagctgcccctggcaggtggcacatcccctgggctggccaagagccctgagggctgcaggacctgctctgcaggacagccctggcagccctggctgcagccccagcttcaccccctgcagccatccctggcagcaggagccgtcctgccctgtccctctgatggtgcccagggcagccctgctctgcagcacatcctcctcctcctgctcccctgccacagagaaattgggagagtcctcctggcacatcccccaggctgtggggtgtgctggcttcaggagatctcgccaggagcacaggggacattgccctgcatccactgactcaccatgtggagggctgtgaagatctTTCCCCCAGTGAAGTTTCATCTCAatgacttcctcagcctgtctctgcctggctcctgtcccctcagtgcctgcaggcagagccctcagccctgctggactgggagaggagctggtcctgggaagagctgttcctttaaagctcagcagcacagacacagaacaaagactttaatgaccctcttgggacttgggtgttgtttacatcagactcagtccctgagagagccttccaaagacttctccagaactcaaagttaaattgaaactccaaagtttcttgaagttttaatggtTCTCATTGaaggacacaactgagaaagtgtccccaggttccagtcagagcagaacactgcaggcagtgatgacagctggggacaaacaaggcaaaggtgtctctggtgctgaataaacctggatgtgtttcaggaatgcaaagggccaaggcctgagccccagcccctggccaggcagatcctgtccctccctccttgctcagagctcttcctgggatgggcactggcatgtggggatgtgcaatgccaagggcagcaccatgggctggcccctgccaggctgctgagcagggacaagcagccaccctgtgatgtcacacagccacctgtgatctcatacagcatcttgtgatgtcacagagcaccctatgatgtaacacagccacctgtgatgtcacagcccactctgggatgtcatacagcacccttgttttgtcacagagccaattctgggatgtcaccctggaatgtcatgcagctgcattgtgatgtcccagaagactctgtgatgtcagaaagttgctttgggaagtcacagtctgttctgtgatgtcacagtcttctctatgatgttacacagccacctagtgatgtcacaacccactcgctgatgtcacagagccaccagctgttacgtccggatctgctctatcgcctcataccctactccatgatgtcacagacagctctgtgatgtcacaaccctctcagtgatgtcacaaaaccctctctgttatgtcatgctgccactctctaatgtcacagcacacactttgatgtcacagcctgctctatgatgt
Proteins encoded:
- the LOC135305942 gene encoding olfactory receptor 10C1-like, yielding MHNSLWDTSNVSYTACAAQVFLIIFFPGAEFSLLTTMCYDRYVSICKPLHYGTIFRVVLRIPSEQGRHKAFSTCIPHLAVVSLFVSTSFFAYMKPPSISSLSLDLTVSVLYSVVTPALNPLIYSLRNQELKAAMWRLMIGWFQRH